In a genomic window of Desulfovibrionales bacterium:
- a CDS encoding efflux RND transporter permease subunit — MEKIARLILRKRWLLLATLCILTLFFASMIPRTKMEHSVESFVLKNDPDLVFFEEFKRHFGTDEFFVLAFRDENIFTNEMLAKIKALTEKLETIEEVRDVISLTDATDIRGEQDNFYVRSLVEKLPLSPDELNALREKALLNPLYVNRLISRDGRTTAIIVKTFDRPDDDLYRTRLLEKADAVINDVFPRNHPKIYKAGWTVTDNTLSRYMMGDLKTFVPIVLLLIASALYLIFRSLWIMSIATVNIIICLIWTMGSFPLVNATINNITTMTAPLIMTIGIAVAIHIIDQYREDLPRLPDKDSALISSIRLAILPCFLASFTTVDGFISLSANDIPPIRDFGYVSSLGISFSFLVSIIFIPIMLYLLRHRPINFKPHENTSQTKIIRFFYTLVNNHEKKIIILTLFIIALSVWGVSRIKVETNLLEYFKKGSEVYQATDFVEKNLGGVTTIEISVKTKEMDGILEPSALKKIDSVEEFLRGQEKIDSVISVADYIKDMNQSFHNEDPAHYRLPAGKNLAAQYMLLYGAGDIRDYIDPDCKTARISAHFREHNSRHIRAMIDKTDAFIKTLQGPDLEIRVTGKSLLTANLIEALVNGQIYSLSLAIFLIFGIIFVILRSFSLGFISIIPNTIPLLINLGVMGWLGIPLNTSTAMISTVAIGIAVDDTIHFLTRYKHERRMGKGNFQAIAITMQSKGSAVISTCMVIVMGFGILVLSNFIPTIQFGCLTAFTMLVALMVELTTLPILLKIVNPRVN, encoded by the coding sequence ATGGAGAAAATAGCCCGGCTCATATTACGAAAACGCTGGCTGCTTCTGGCAACCCTCTGCATCCTTACGCTCTTCTTCGCATCCATGATCCCCAGGACGAAGATGGAACATTCTGTAGAGTCTTTTGTCCTCAAAAACGATCCCGATCTCGTCTTCTTTGAAGAATTTAAGAGGCATTTCGGCACAGACGAATTCTTTGTCCTGGCCTTCAGGGATGAAAATATCTTCACCAATGAAATGCTGGCGAAGATCAAAGCGCTTACAGAAAAGCTGGAAACCATAGAAGAGGTGCGGGATGTAATCAGTCTGACCGACGCCACGGACATCCGGGGCGAACAGGATAACTTTTATGTCCGGTCCCTGGTAGAAAAATTGCCGCTTTCCCCGGATGAACTAAACGCCCTCAGGGAAAAGGCCCTCCTCAACCCTCTTTATGTCAACAGGTTGATCTCCAGAGACGGCCGTACTACAGCCATTATCGTGAAAACCTTTGATCGCCCGGACGATGACCTCTATCGAACCCGTCTGCTCGAAAAGGCGGATGCCGTCATCAACGACGTCTTCCCCCGGAACCACCCCAAAATCTACAAGGCCGGCTGGACGGTAACCGATAACACCTTAAGCCGGTATATGATGGGCGATCTCAAGACCTTTGTCCCCATCGTCTTACTCCTGATCGCCTCTGCCCTTTATTTGATCTTTAGAAGCCTCTGGATCATGTCCATTGCCACGGTAAATATCATAATCTGCCTTATATGGACCATGGGGTCGTTTCCGCTGGTCAACGCCACCATAAATAATATAACCACCATGACTGCCCCGCTCATCATGACCATCGGCATTGCAGTGGCTATTCACATAATCGATCAGTATCGGGAAGACCTCCCCCGGCTGCCCGATAAAGACTCCGCCCTTATATCTTCCATAAGGCTGGCCATTCTTCCCTGTTTCCTGGCGAGCTTTACCACGGTTGATGGCTTCATCTCGCTGAGCGCCAATGATATCCCGCCCATACGGGACTTCGGCTATGTGTCTTCACTGGGCATATCCTTTTCCTTTTTAGTATCCATAATCTTCATTCCCATTATGCTCTACCTCCTGCGCCATCGCCCCATAAATTTTAAGCCTCACGAAAATACCTCACAGACGAAGATCATCCGCTTTTTTTACACACTTGTGAACAATCATGAAAAAAAGATAATCATTCTTACCCTCTTTATAATAGCGCTCTCAGTCTGGGGCGTATCCCGCATAAAAGTAGAGACGAACCTTTTGGAATACTTCAAAAAGGGCAGCGAGGTCTATCAGGCCACAGATTTTGTCGAGAAAAATTTGGGTGGTGTAACTACCATCGAGATCTCGGTCAAAACAAAGGAGATGGACGGCATACTTGAACCATCGGCGCTAAAAAAGATAGACTCTGTGGAAGAATTTCTACGCGGGCAGGAAAAGATTGACAGCGTCATTTCTGTGGCAGATTATATTAAAGATATGAATCAATCCTTCCATAACGAAGACCCGGCTCACTACAGGCTGCCGGCCGGCAAAAATCTGGCTGCCCAGTATATGCTACTTTACGGCGCCGGGGATATCCGGGATTACATTGATCCTGACTGCAAGACCGCCCGTATCTCTGCCCACTTCAGGGAACACAATTCAAGACACATCCGGGCCATGATAGACAAGACCGATGCATTTATCAAAACCTTGCAAGGACCTGATCTTGAAATTCGGGTAACCGGCAAATCCTTGCTTACTGCCAACCTGATCGAGGCCCTGGTAAACGGCCAGATATATAGCCTCTCTCTGGCCATCTTTCTTATCTTCGGCATAATCTTTGTCATTCTCCGGTCGTTTTCCCTCGGATTTATAAGCATTATACCCAATACTATCCCGCTTCTCATTAACCTCGGTGTAATGGGGTGGCTGGGCATCCCCCTCAATACCTCTACCGCCATGATCTCCACAGTGGCCATAGGTATAGCGGTTGACGATACCATTCACTTTCTGACCCGTTATAAGCACGAGAGAAGAATGGGCAAAGGCAACTTTCAGGCCATTGCCATAACCATGCAGTCTAAAGGATCAGCCGTAATTTCCACCTGCATGGTAATTGTGATGGGGTTTGGGATATTGGTATTATCTAACTTTATCCCTACCATTCAATTTGGGTGCCTGACAGCGTTTACTATGTTAGTCGCGCTCATGGTAGAGCTGACTACGCTGCCTATCTTACTGAAAATTGTGAATCCAAGAGTTAACTAA
- a CDS encoding outer membrane lipoprotein-sorting protein produces MPIEKAEIIYYDLIILIGGRKRPMCIKNIWCKKLLTSFLALVPVLLILTNTFAEQQPSAESIAQRIYDRDTSRDSHAIVLMKLIEKDGQSRVREMEIWRRDFGEFKKTLIRFNSPAEIRGTGFLTWENKSRDDDQYLFLPELRRSRRIVSSQKDQKFVNSDFTYEDMQRRRVEKDVHHLLGSKILSGFNCWVLESTPKPSAESQYEKFVALVTMDSYVPIQIDYYKHGRVVKRYTVFNLQKISGIWTDMVAEMADLRNQHRTVLEVQKISYNVNVDPNVFTVRNLEKY; encoded by the coding sequence TTGCCGATTGAAAAAGCAGAGATTATCTATTACGATCTTATTATTCTGATCGGAGGCAGAAAAAGGCCTATGTGTATTAAAAATATATGGTGTAAAAAGCTATTAACTTCGTTTCTCGCATTAGTCCCTGTTTTATTAATATTAACGAATACATTCGCGGAGCAACAGCCCTCCGCAGAATCCATCGCGCAAAGAATTTACGACCGGGATACCAGCCGCGACTCCCATGCCATCGTACTTATGAAGCTTATTGAAAAAGATGGCCAGAGCCGTGTCAGAGAAATGGAGATATGGCGAAGGGATTTTGGGGAGTTTAAAAAGACCCTGATCCGTTTTAACAGCCCGGCTGAGATAAGAGGAACGGGTTTCCTGACCTGGGAAAATAAGAGCCGGGACGATGACCAGTACCTGTTTTTACCGGAACTAAGGAGGAGTAGAAGGATTGTCTCAAGCCAGAAGGATCAAAAATTTGTCAACTCAGATTTTACCTATGAAGACATGCAAAGGAGAAGGGTCGAAAAGGATGTCCATCACCTTTTGGGATCGAAAATTCTAAGTGGTTTCAACTGCTGGGTGTTGGAAAGTACCCCAAAACCCTCTGCCGAGTCTCAATACGAAAAGTTTGTAGCCCTTGTGACCATGGATAGCTATGTGCCTATTCAAATTGACTATTACAAGCATGGCCGGGTAGTGAAACGCTATACGGTGTTCAATCTCCAGAAGATAAGTGGTATATGGACGGATATGGTGGCCGAGATGGCCGACCTCCGTAACCAGCACAGGACAGTGCTTGAAGTCCAGAAAATTTCATATAACGTCAATGTTGACCCAAATGTCTTTACCGTACGCAATCTGGAAAAATATTAA
- the gatA gene encoding Asp-tRNA(Asn)/Glu-tRNA(Gln) amidotransferase subunit GatA yields MQLYALTIHALSELLLKKEVTSVEITESVLARIKEVEPKVHAYITLTPEAAMEQAREADRILQNGKGGPLTGIPISIKDVICTEGVRTTCGSYILKDFIPIYDATVIRRLKEAGAVLLGKVNMDEFAMGSSTENSAFHITGNPWRLDYIPGGSSGGSAAAVAADECIASLGSDTGGSIRQPAAHCGVVGLKPTYGTVSRYGLVAFASSLDQIGPLTKDVTDCALLLNAVHGHDPLDSTSAPRPQVDYTKALVKGVKGIKIGIPKEYFGPGLSPDVEKSVRTAIEALSGLGAEIVEISLPHTEYAVAIYYIIAPAEASSNLARYDGVKYGFRDAEAKELLEMYEKTRSGGFGAEVKRRIMLGTYALSSGYYDAYYKKASQVRTLIAEDFKKGFDRCDVILTPVAPTPPFKIGEKVNDPFQMYLSDIFTVPANLAGLPAISVPCGFSAEGLPVGIQLLGNHFAEEKILQVAYNFESETDFHTKKPTLLS; encoded by the coding sequence ATGCAACTCTATGCCCTGACCATCCACGCCCTAAGCGAATTATTACTCAAAAAGGAAGTTACCTCGGTTGAGATAACCGAGTCTGTACTGGCACGCATAAAAGAGGTTGAACCTAAGGTTCACGCCTATATCACACTTACACCGGAAGCGGCTATGGAACAGGCCAGAGAAGCCGACCGCATCCTGCAAAATGGCAAGGGCGGCCCGCTGACCGGCATCCCCATCTCTATAAAGGATGTTATCTGTACGGAAGGCGTACGCACCACCTGTGGTTCATATATCTTGAAGGATTTTATCCCCATCTATGACGCTACGGTAATCAGAAGACTAAAGGAGGCCGGGGCCGTACTGCTCGGCAAGGTAAATATGGATGAGTTTGCCATGGGTTCGTCCACAGAAAACTCGGCCTTCCACATAACCGGAAACCCCTGGCGACTTGACTACATACCGGGCGGGTCAAGCGGAGGCTCGGCAGCCGCCGTGGCGGCAGACGAGTGCATCGCCTCCCTTGGGTCCGACACCGGCGGCTCCATCCGGCAGCCGGCGGCGCATTGTGGTGTGGTGGGATTAAAGCCCACCTACGGTACGGTATCGCGTTACGGGCTGGTCGCCTTTGCCTCGTCGTTAGACCAGATAGGGCCGCTCACCAAGGATGTCACTGACTGCGCCCTGCTTCTAAATGCCGTACATGGTCATGACCCCCTGGATTCAACCTCGGCCCCCCGGCCGCAAGTGGACTATACAAAGGCGCTGGTTAAAGGAGTCAAAGGGATTAAGATCGGCATCCCCAAAGAATACTTCGGCCCCGGCTTATCCCCTGATGTTGAAAAATCTGTGCGCACTGCTATAGAGGCACTTTCCGGCCTGGGTGCAGAGATCGTAGAGATATCTCTTCCCCACACCGAATACGCAGTGGCTATCTACTATATAATTGCCCCGGCTGAGGCCAGCTCCAACCTGGCCCGCTACGATGGTGTAAAATACGGCTTTCGCGACGCTGAGGCCAAAGAACTTCTGGAGATGTATGAGAAGACCCGGTCAGGAGGTTTTGGAGCCGAGGTAAAACGTCGCATCATGCTCGGCACCTATGCCCTCTCCTCCGGTTACTACGATGCCTATTATAAGAAGGCCTCCCAGGTGCGCACCCTGATCGCGGAAGACTTCAAAAAGGGCTTTGACCGGTGCGACGTCATATTAACGCCGGTTGCGCCTACGCCACCCTTTAAAATCGGAGAAAAGGTAAACGATCCCTTCCAGATGTATCTATCTGATATTTTCACTGTACCGGCCAACCTGGCCGGGTTGCCCGCCATCTCTGTGCCGTGCGGATTCAGTGCGGAAGGACTGCCGGTTGGGATCCAATTGCTTGGTAATCACTTTGCGGAGGAAAAGATATTGCAGGTGGCCTACAATTTTGAATCAGAGACAGACTTCCATACAAAAAAGCCGACTCTTTTATCTTGA
- the gatC gene encoding Asp-tRNA(Asn)/Glu-tRNA(Gln) amidotransferase subunit GatC, translating into MKISREDVQHVAKLARLSFSNEDLELFTNQLNQILTYMDKLNELDTADVEPTHHALAITNAFREDAIRPSVPNEKSLANAPAKADGSFTVPRVI; encoded by the coding sequence GTGAAGATCAGCCGCGAGGATGTCCAGCATGTGGCCAAGCTGGCCAGGCTTTCTTTTTCCAATGAAGATCTCGAGCTATTTACAAATCAACTGAACCAGATATTGACTTACATGGATAAGTTAAACGAACTGGACACGGCAGATGTCGAGCCCACACACCACGCCCTGGCCATCACCAATGCCTTCCGGGAAGACGCGATCCGGCCGTCTGTTCCTAACGAAAAAAGTCTGGCCAACGCCCCGGCAAAGGCAGACGGATCATTCACTGTGCCCCGTGTCATCTGA
- a CDS encoding isoprenylcysteine carboxylmethyltransferase family protein: MTGLFKRLGMATLVFPIIFWLPLAYSLYSIKERLLFYQITPPAFLTYPGWAFFISGLALHILTGIYLRFGLVGIPEFSDKVKMHLVKKGPFAVVRHPTYLTHSMIFLGAFLITGILIVGLIAVLDFFTVHVIIIPFEEKELQRRFGDEYLEYKRKVPKFFPKIACIL; the protein is encoded by the coding sequence ATGACCGGTCTTTTCAAAAGGCTGGGCATGGCGACTCTCGTCTTTCCGATCATCTTCTGGCTGCCCCTGGCCTACAGCCTTTATTCCATAAAGGAACGCCTCCTTTTTTACCAAATTACGCCTCCGGCGTTCCTGACTTATCCGGGCTGGGCCTTCTTTATCTCCGGACTGGCCCTCCATATCCTGACCGGCATATACCTGAGGTTCGGACTCGTTGGCATCCCGGAGTTTTCAGACAAGGTGAAGATGCACCTGGTGAAAAAGGGGCCCTTCGCCGTAGTGCGGCATCCTACGTATCTGACGCACAGCATGATTTTCCTCGGGGCCTTCCTGATTACAGGCATCTTGATCGTGGGTTTGATAGCCGTCCTGGATTTCTTTACGGTTCACGTGATCATCATCCCGTTTGAAGAAAAAGAATTACAGAGGCGCTTCGGCGATGAATATCTGGAATACAAGAGAAAGGTTCCCAAATTTTTCCCTAAGATTGCGTGTATTCTCTAA
- a CDS encoding DUF4124 domain-containing protein, translating to MKLPDSHISAVLVIIIILLGHAGPVAGTTYKYVDENGVICFTDNPATIPKALQDRVETKDFSAPKPDNASRRSQPNDPIVFTPPSSSRSKDLIHYRYDDRLDLTANLLGYDMEVYPQLFGEKIDKAQIISRLEAIARDIRKDMKKWSRNDAKTLIGCMLDRITYSGFSYQSGKLEEKIVSLPYILENKRTNCFGFSLLCLALGERLGLPLYAVGIPCPNVGEFHMFVRYDDGRECFNLEATNRWRGLRYGDSKYVQKWGAWKSPYFFRNLSKQELVGDYLYYLYYLSEHHKRWELADECAQKGRELAPESWWTNYMMARAALRQGNTRQAKRCAQKMLEVGYMAPPELLEQLDIEYPNNRWVK from the coding sequence ATGAAACTGCCAGATAGTCATATAAGCGCTGTCCTCGTTATTATCATAATTTTGCTGGGTCATGCAGGCCCGGTAGCGGGCACCACTTACAAATACGTCGATGAAAATGGCGTTATCTGTTTCACGGATAACCCCGCCACTATTCCCAAGGCATTGCAGGACAGGGTAGAGACAAAAGATTTTTCTGCTCCCAAGCCAGACAACGCATCAAGAAGGAGCCAACCCAATGACCCTATCGTATTTACTCCCCCATCTTCCTCCCGGAGTAAGGACTTAATTCATTACCGATACGATGACCGGTTGGACCTGACTGCCAACCTCCTCGGCTACGATATGGAGGTCTATCCTCAATTGTTCGGAGAGAAAATCGACAAGGCTCAAATAATCAGCCGGCTGGAGGCCATCGCCCGTGATATCAGAAAGGATATGAAGAAATGGAGCAGAAACGACGCCAAGACACTGATCGGCTGCATGCTGGACAGAATAACGTATTCAGGTTTTAGTTACCAGAGTGGAAAGCTCGAAGAAAAGATAGTATCTCTTCCATATATACTGGAGAATAAAAGGACAAACTGTTTTGGCTTCAGCCTCCTCTGCCTCGCCCTGGGAGAGCGATTAGGGCTGCCGCTTTACGCGGTCGGCATCCCCTGTCCTAACGTCGGCGAGTTCCACATGTTCGTCCGCTACGACGATGGCCGGGAATGTTTTAACTTGGAGGCTACCAATAGATGGCGGGGCCTGAGATATGGAGATAGCAAGTACGTGCAGAAGTGGGGAGCATGGAAAAGTCCCTATTTCTTTAGAAATCTAAGCAAGCAGGAACTAGTCGGTGACTATCTGTACTACCTCTATTATCTCTCTGAACATCATAAAAGGTGGGAGCTGGCCGATGAATGCGCCCAAAAGGGCCGGGAGCTGGCGCCGGAATCCTGGTGGACCAATTACATGATGGCCCGCGCCGCTCTCCGTCAGGGAAATACCCGGCAGGCTAAAAGGTGCGCGCAGAAGATGCTCGAAGTCGGGTACATGGCGCCTCCGGAATTGCTAGAGCAGCTTGATATCGAGTATCCAAATAACCGCTGGGTTAAATAA
- the eno gene encoding phosphopyruvate hydratase: MSEIINIIGRQIFDSRGNPTVEVDVYLESGYMGRAAVPSGASTGKKEAVELRDKIKTQYMGKGVSRAVKNVNEKIAPVLIGFESSEQALIDKNMIALDGTNNKGKLGANAILAVSLAVAKATAEESGIPLYRYLGGVAARVLPVPMMNILNGGAHADNNVDIQEFMIVPCGASSFSEAMRMGVETFHALKGVLKGKGHQTSVGDEGGFAPNLRSNEEAMEVILQGIEKAGYKPGKDIYIALDPAASEFYDKGTYTLLAEKKPNKNTDEMVGFYADWLKKYPIISIEDGLSEDDWKGWKKLTGQLGGKIQLVGDDIFVTNTGILSKGIQEGVANAILIKLNQIGTLTETIEAIQMADRAGYRSVISHRSGETEDAVIADLSVALNTGQIKTGAPSRSERVAKYNQLLRIEEELGPAALFMGRGSFAR, encoded by the coding sequence GTGAGCGAAATCATTAATATAATTGGCAGACAGATTTTTGATTCCCGGGGTAACCCGACTGTAGAGGTTGACGTTTATTTGGAATCCGGCTATATGGGGCGGGCCGCCGTCCCGTCCGGCGCCTCGACCGGCAAAAAAGAGGCCGTGGAACTCCGCGATAAGATTAAAACCCAGTATATGGGTAAAGGCGTTTCCAGGGCGGTCAAGAACGTCAATGAGAAAATTGCTCCGGTGTTGATAGGTTTTGAGTCTTCCGAGCAGGCGCTTATCGATAAGAACATGATAGCCCTGGACGGGACAAATAATAAAGGTAAGCTGGGCGCCAATGCCATTCTGGCCGTATCTTTAGCGGTAGCCAAGGCTACGGCAGAAGAATCAGGGATTCCGCTCTATCGCTATCTTGGCGGTGTTGCCGCCCGCGTACTGCCGGTGCCCATGATGAATATTTTGAATGGCGGCGCTCATGCGGATAATAACGTGGATATCCAGGAGTTCATGATCGTACCCTGCGGGGCCTCTTCGTTTAGTGAGGCCATGCGCATGGGCGTGGAGACCTTTCACGCCCTGAAGGGGGTCCTGAAGGGCAAGGGGCATCAGACGTCCGTGGGTGACGAAGGCGGGTTTGCCCCAAACTTAAGGTCGAATGAGGAGGCCATGGAGGTTATCCTGCAAGGGATCGAGAAGGCCGGTTACAAGCCGGGGAAGGACATATATATTGCCCTGGATCCCGCTGCCAGTGAGTTTTACGATAAGGGCACATATACGCTGCTCGCTGAGAAAAAGCCGAATAAAAATACAGACGAGATGGTCGGTTTTTATGCAGACTGGCTGAAAAAATACCCGATTATTTCCATAGAGGACGGTTTGTCTGAAGATGACTGGAAGGGATGGAAGAAACTTACCGGCCAGTTAGGCGGCAAGATACAACTGGTAGGTGATGATATATTCGTCACCAACACCGGCATCCTGTCTAAGGGGATACAGGAGGGCGTGGCAAACGCCATATTGATTAAACTGAATCAGATCGGCACCCTGACCGAGACTATAGAAGCCATTCAAATGGCAGATCGGGCCGGGTATCGTTCCGTTATTTCTCACCGTTCAGGTGAGACCGAAGATGCGGTTATTGCCGATCTGTCCGTGGCTTTAAATACGGGACAGATCAAGACCGGCGCCCCTTCGCGTTCGGAACGTGTGGCTAAATATAACCAGCTCTTACGCATCGAAGAGGAACTGGGCCCTGCGGCGCTGTTTATGGGCCGGGGAAGCTTTGCCCGGTAA
- a CDS encoding integration host factor subunit alpha, producing the protein MTLTKADLVNHIYEKNKLRKAEAVLAMEALLEIIKTSLADNESVLISGFGKFNVKNKKERRGRNPQTGAELMLSPRRVVTFKPSSILRQRINNKKI; encoded by the coding sequence ATGACCCTGACTAAGGCTGATCTTGTCAATCATATTTATGAAAAAAACAAGCTTCGCAAGGCTGAAGCCGTACTGGCCATGGAAGCCTTATTAGAAATAATTAAGACCTCCCTGGCTGATAATGAGAGCGTGCTCATCAGCGGTTTTGGTAAATTTAACGTCAAGAATAAAAAGGAAAGACGGGGCAGAAACCCTCAGACCGGTGCGGAATTAATGCTATCCCCCCGGCGGGTAGTCACATTTAAGCCTTCCAGCATCCTCCGGCAGAGAATAAATAATAAGAAGATATGA